A genomic window from Leishmania major strain Friedlin complete genome, chromosome 16 includes:
- a CDS encoding anti-silencing protein a-like protein, whose amino-acid sequence MIFIASLLFHPSLRFLARKLHRRLPAFLLAAFTPRLRGKAPMTTRVELRKVQVVDPNPSKFDAPIRLHLVLDVFEKPPKDAIDVTFTWSPVWDFPVDQELDEMEVGPFTTLGRHEFTIESDPPNVADIPDPTGPTALIVSLKYQGHEFLHIGYNVTVTCEGDLPDVFTSADMLTRHIGKCYPKLRDISWDAPSPATASPSDSDADSTCDSADGPCKRAKRETEAQS is encoded by the coding sequence ATGATTTTCATAGCCTCGCTGCTCTttcacccctccctccgttTCCTTGCCCGGAAGCTGCACCGAAGACTCCCAGCTTTTCTCTTAGCGGCGTTCACACCCCGTCTGCGAGGCAAGGCACCAATGACAACGCgggtggagctgcgcaaaGTGCAGGTGGTGGATCCGAACCCCAGCAAGTTCGACGCCCCGATTCGCTTGCACCTAGTGCTCGACGTGTTTGAAAAGCCACCAAAGGATGCCATCGACGTGACCTTCACCTGGTCGCCGGTGTGGGACTTCCCTGTAGACCAGGAGCTAGACGAGATGGAGGTCGGCCCCTTCACAACGCTCGGCAGGCACGAGTTCACTATCGAGAGTGATCCCCCCAACGTGGCCGACATCCCAGATCCAACCGGTCCCACTGCCTTGATCGTCTCACTCAAGTACCAGGGACACGAATTCCTCCACATTGGATACAACGTCACAGTCACCTGCGAGGGCGATCTTCCAGATGTCTTCACCTCAGCCGACATGCTCACCCGCCACATTGGTAAGTGCTACCCTAAACTGCGGGATATTTCATGGGACGCACCAAGCCCGGCAACAGCCTCGCCCTCGGACTCGGACGCCGATAGCACTTGCGATAGCGCCGACGGCCCCTGCAAACGCGCAAAAAGAGAGACTGAAGCGCAATCATAG